From a single Ornithorhynchus anatinus isolate Pmale09 chromosome 15, mOrnAna1.pri.v4, whole genome shotgun sequence genomic region:
- the ORNANAV1R3264 gene encoding vomeronasal 1 receptor ornAnaV1R3264: MDGMELSFGIAILLQISIGSIVNVFLLLFYASVISASHKPSSSDLILAHLALANTIILLTNGIPEALSVWGWRNFLGAVGCKILIYLYRVARGLAICSTCLLSVFQAVTISPGTSRWAGAKAKLPQCIIPFCALSWLLNMLIDVTALIYMTGPQNSSSVRLILDLKYCSTISASEASALAVAVALALRDLFFVGLMTLASGYMVLILYRHHRQVRHIHGTGHSSRAMPEVTAAKRVIALVTLYVLLYGRQAVTLSVLINMKGTSSLLMNSHMVLGFAFSVISPFLMIVSDRRMRMFWRRGSPGSETDPS, encoded by the coding sequence ATGGATGGCATGGAGCTCTCCTTCGGCATTGCGATTTTGTTGCAGATCAGCATTGGATCCATAGtaaatgtcttcctcctcctgttctatgCAAGCGTCATCTCCGCCAGCCACAAGCCCAGTTCCTCcgacctgatccttgcccatcTGGCTTtggccaacaccatcatcctcctcaccaaTGGAATCCCAGAAGCCTTGTCAGTTTGGGGCTGGAGAAACTTTCTGGGCGCAGTTGGATGTAAAATCCTCATTTACCTGTACCGGGTGGCCCGGGGCCTTGCCATCTgctccacctgcctcctgagtgtcttccaggctgtcaccatcagcCCTGGCACCTCTCGATGGGCAGGAGCCAAAGCCAAGTTACCACAGTGCATCATCCCCTTCTGTGCCCTCTCCTGGCTCCTCAACATGTTGATTGACGTTACTGCCCTGATCTACATGACTGGTCCCCAGAACAGCAGCAGCGTCCGACTCATACTGGACCTCAAATACTGCTCGACCATCAGTGCCAGTGAAGCGAGTGCCCTGGCCGTCGCGGTCGCCTTGGCCCTCCGTGACCTGTTCTTTGTGGGGCTCATGACCctggccagcggctacatggtgcTCATTCTCTATaggcaccaccggcaggtccgacACATCCACGGGACCGGCCACTCCTCCAGGGCAATGCCCGAGGTCACGGCGGCCAAGAGGGTCAtcgccctggtcaccctctacgtcctcctctaTGGGCGGCAGGCCGTCACACTGAGCGTTTTGATAAACATGAAGGGAACCTCTTCCCTGCTGATGAATAGCCACATGGTGCTGGGGTTTGCCTTCTCGGTCATCAGTCCGTTCCTGATGATTGTGAGTGACAGGCGGATGAGAATGTTCTGGAGAAGGGGATCTCCTGGATCCGAAACAGATCCCTCCTAG